A genome region from Chryseobacterium indicum includes the following:
- a CDS encoding winged helix-turn-helix transcriptional regulator: MENTLEFEGPATAQACSENLSAVEDAIYVIGGKWKLKIIIVLQDKGNIRFNDLQRNIPGISARVLSNELKDLELNGFVKRVVHADQTPVIVEYISTDYSRTLKPVIIALSQWGKTHKRKIKEDF; the protein is encoded by the coding sequence ATGGAAAATACACTCGAATTTGAAGGTCCTGCCACAGCGCAGGCCTGTTCAGAAAATCTTTCCGCCGTTGAAGATGCAATCTATGTAATCGGTGGAAAATGGAAACTGAAAATCATTATTGTCTTGCAGGATAAAGGGAATATAAGATTCAACGATCTGCAGAGAAATATCCCCGGAATTTCGGCAAGGGTTCTTTCAAACGAATTAAAAGATCTCGAACTGAATGGTTTCGTAAAAAGAGTAGTGCATGCAGACCAGACTCCGGTTATTGTAGAATATATCTCAACAGATTACAGCAGAACACTGAAACCCGTTATTATTGCGCTTTCGCAGTGGGGAAAGACGCATAAACGAAAAATTAAAGAAGATTTTTAA
- a CDS encoding FMN-dependent NADH-azoreductase: MKNILHIISSPRAELSASRKLGNAVVEKIKAKYTDAVIKERDLAKDHVPFLEEKHINTFFSPAENYSEEQSEMSRYSEGLIAELQEADIIVVDSPMYNLSVPATLRAYFDFTSRAGYTFKYSENGPQGLLQNKKLYIAFTSGNIYSEDPYQIFDSNVPYVKNIFSFYGVSDVSVVRAEGLSIPGIMETSLEKAIEGIHID; the protein is encoded by the coding sequence ATGAAAAATATACTTCATATCATCTCAAGTCCGAGAGCTGAACTGTCAGCAAGCAGAAAACTGGGAAATGCCGTTGTAGAAAAAATTAAGGCAAAATACACAGATGCTGTTATAAAAGAACGTGATCTTGCTAAAGACCATGTTCCGTTTCTGGAAGAAAAACACATTAATACATTTTTTTCTCCGGCAGAAAACTATTCTGAAGAACAGTCTGAAATGAGCAGATATTCAGAAGGACTGATTGCGGAGTTACAGGAAGCAGACATCATTGTTGTTGATTCCCCTATGTATAATCTTTCTGTTCCGGCAACTTTAAGAGCTTATTTTGATTTCACTTCGCGGGCAGGATATACTTTTAAATACAGTGAAAATGGACCTCAGGGTTTACTGCAAAACAAAAAACTGTACATTGCATTTACTTCCGGAAATATTTATTCTGAAGATCCATACCAGATCTTTGACTCTAATGTTCCTTATGTGAAGAATATTTTTAGTTTTTACGGAGTTTCGGACGTGAGTGTAGTGCGTGCTGAAGGCTTATCTATTCCCGGAATTATGGAAACTTCTTTGGAAAAAGCAATTGAAGGTATTCATATTGACTAA
- a CDS encoding dihydroorotase, producing the protein MKTLIKNVKIVNEGKIVEGDVLMDNDLISKIDSQISEEADQVINGEGKYLLPGVIDDQVHFREPGLTHKGDIETESRAAIAGGTTSFIEQPNTVPNAVTQELLADKYETASQKSYANYGFMMGGTNDNLEEVLKTNPRNVPGIKLFLGSSTGNMLVDNPETLEKIFSNTKMLIAVHCEDEATIKANTQKYLDEYGEDIPVKFHHLIRSEEACYKSSSKAIELAKKTGARLHVFHLSTAKETELFRNDIPLKDKKITAEVCVHHLTFTNEDYETKGGLIKWNPAVKTQKDKDGLWEALLDDRIDVIATDHAPHTWEEKQNVYTKCPSGAPLVQHSLVVMLENYKNGKISLERIVEKMAHNPAILFRIEKRGFIREGYKADLVLVDLNENWTVEKENVLYKCGWSPLEGMNFHSKVTHTFVNGNLVYENGKINEQKFGERLLFEVE; encoded by the coding sequence ATGAAAACCTTAATCAAAAATGTAAAAATCGTTAACGAAGGAAAGATCGTTGAAGGTGATGTTTTAATGGATAACGATTTAATTTCTAAAATAGATTCACAAATTTCCGAAGAAGCAGACCAGGTTATTAATGGGGAAGGAAAATATCTTTTACCGGGAGTCATTGATGATCAGGTGCATTTTCGTGAACCGGGATTAACGCATAAAGGCGATATTGAAACAGAATCCAGAGCAGCCATTGCAGGAGGAACAACCAGTTTTATCGAACAGCCCAATACCGTCCCGAATGCGGTAACACAGGAGTTGTTGGCTGATAAATATGAAACTGCCTCTCAGAAATCTTACGCCAATTACGGTTTCATGATGGGCGGAACCAATGATAATCTGGAAGAAGTTTTAAAAACCAATCCAAGAAATGTTCCCGGAATTAAATTGTTTTTAGGTTCCTCCACCGGAAATATGCTGGTTGACAATCCTGAAACTTTAGAAAAAATCTTCAGCAATACAAAAATGCTGATTGCCGTTCATTGTGAAGATGAAGCAACAATTAAAGCAAATACTCAGAAATATCTGGATGAATATGGAGAAGATATTCCTGTGAAATTTCATCATTTAATCAGAAGTGAGGAAGCCTGCTATAAATCTTCATCCAAAGCAATCGAATTAGCAAAGAAAACAGGAGCAAGGCTTCATGTTTTCCATTTATCGACTGCGAAGGAAACAGAACTTTTCAGAAATGATATTCCTCTAAAAGATAAAAAAATCACGGCGGAAGTTTGTGTTCATCATTTAACATTCACCAATGAAGATTATGAAACCAAAGGCGGACTGATCAAATGGAATCCTGCGGTAAAAACTCAGAAAGACAAAGACGGACTCTGGGAAGCATTACTGGACGACAGAATTGATGTGATTGCAACGGATCATGCACCTCACACATGGGAAGAAAAACAGAATGTGTATACAAAATGTCCTTCCGGAGCACCTTTGGTACAGCATTCTTTAGTCGTAATGTTAGAAAATTACAAGAACGGAAAGATTTCTTTAGAGAGAATTGTTGAGAAAATGGCTCATAATCCCGCTATTTTATTCAGAATTGAAAAAAGAGGTTTCATAAGAGAAGGCTATAAAGCGGATTTGGTTTTGGTGGATTTAAACGAAAACTGGACGGTGGAAAAAGAAAATGTTCTTTACAAATGCGGCTGGAGTCCGTTGGAAGGAATGAATTTCCATTCTAAAGTCACCCATACTTTTGTCAACGGAAATCTGGTTTACGAAAACGGAAAGATCAATGAACAGAAATTCGGGGAGCGTTTGCTTTTTGAAGTTGAATGA
- a CDS encoding oligosaccharide flippase family protein produces MYKKLLGQTIIYGIGAIAPRIILFILNPLLIYKIPNEGFAIFTQLYAWISFVNIILSFGFETAYFRFSAEEDNEKKTFNTSFWFLFSTSSLFLALCYLFNQPIADYAGYHNNPEYIRWFALIAFFDNLLVIPFAWLRFHNKPIKYSAVRIVQSVFQAIFTAALFFWIPESVSKNFGLDQNVDFPFFSNLAGSALGFLLLFPIILKVRFQFVTSLFSRMIKYSFPLMLAGLAFMVNENFDKSVQRGLISDEEAGAYGGCYKLAVLMTLFVTAYRMGIEPFFFKQMDKGDAKKTYAKVAEYFAFFACVVALGIIANISWLKSVFIPNKSYWIAIDIIPIIVVANLCFGIYYNFSTWYKVTDKTSVGTIISWLGAGINIVLNLLALKYYHSMLGSAWATFGAYVMMMIISYLLGQKFYPIPYRMKKMSFFLILLGFFSFIIVKYFNYNILMSNALFIIFTGILIYSEKEMLLSKIKR; encoded by the coding sequence TTGTATAAGAAATTATTAGGACAGACAATTATCTATGGAATTGGAGCAATAGCGCCAAGAATTATTTTATTCATCCTAAATCCACTTTTAATCTACAAAATTCCCAACGAAGGTTTTGCAATTTTCACCCAGCTTTATGCATGGATTTCTTTTGTTAACATTATACTTTCTTTTGGTTTTGAAACTGCCTATTTCCGATTTTCTGCGGAAGAAGATAATGAGAAGAAAACATTTAACACCTCATTCTGGTTTTTATTTTCAACTTCCAGCCTTTTTTTAGCTTTATGTTATTTATTCAATCAGCCGATTGCAGATTATGCAGGTTATCACAACAATCCGGAATACATACGGTGGTTTGCGCTGATTGCTTTTTTCGATAATCTTTTGGTGATTCCTTTTGCATGGCTGCGTTTCCATAATAAACCGATAAAATATTCTGCGGTAAGAATTGTACAATCCGTATTTCAGGCAATTTTCACAGCGGCATTATTCTTCTGGATCCCAGAAAGTGTATCTAAAAATTTTGGATTGGATCAAAATGTAGACTTCCCTTTTTTCAGTAATTTAGCAGGAAGTGCCTTAGGATTTTTATTACTTTTTCCTATTATATTAAAGGTAAGATTTCAGTTTGTGACTTCTTTATTTAGCAGAATGATTAAATATTCATTTCCGTTGATGCTGGCTGGTCTTGCTTTTATGGTGAATGAAAATTTTGATAAATCTGTTCAAAGAGGTCTTATTTCTGATGAAGAAGCAGGAGCTTATGGAGGATGCTACAAATTAGCTGTATTAATGACATTATTTGTAACCGCTTACAGAATGGGAATCGAGCCTTTCTTTTTTAAACAAATGGATAAAGGTGACGCTAAAAAAACCTATGCTAAAGTAGCCGAATATTTTGCATTTTTTGCCTGTGTGGTTGCTTTAGGAATCATCGCCAATATTTCCTGGCTGAAAAGCGTATTTATCCCTAACAAATCTTACTGGATTGCGATAGATATTATTCCTATTATCGTGGTTGCAAATCTTTGTTTCGGAATTTACTATAATTTTTCAACCTGGTATAAAGTAACGGATAAAACCAGTGTAGGAACCATTATTTCATGGCTGGGAGCAGGAATAAATATTGTCCTGAATCTTTTGGCACTTAAATATTATCACAGTATGCTTGGTTCTGCATGGGCAACTTTTGGAGCCTATGTTATGATGATGATTATATCTTACTTACTCGGTCAAAAATTTTATCCCATACCTTACAGGATGAAAAAAATGTCATTCTTCCTTATATTATTAGGCTTTTTCAGCTTTATTATCGTTAAATATTTCAATTATAATATTTTAATGAGTAATGCCTTATTTATCATTTTTACCGGCATATTAATCTATTCCGAAAAAGAAATGCTATTATCAAAAATCAAAAGATAA
- a CDS encoding sugar phosphate nucleotidyltransferase: MKIIVPMAGRGSRLRPHTLTVPKPLIPIAGKPIVQRLVEDIAKVAGETIEEVAFIIGDFGPEIEKSLIQIAEKLGAKGSIYYQNDPLGTAHAIKCAEQSMTGDVVIAFADTLFRADFVLDKNSDGVIWVKSVEDPSAFGVVKLDNYGFITDFVEKPQTFVSDLAIIGIYYFNSAEKLMDEINYIMDNDIKNGGEYQLTTALENLRTKGAKFTLGKVNDWMDCGNKNATVETNSKILEYERDAMSHFPASAQIENSLIIQPCFIGENVKISNSKVGPGVSLGNNTIIVNSNIENSLIQENTRINHGNLSNSMIGNSAQYFGVAREISLGDYSVLDFLSK, encoded by the coding sequence ATGAAAATCATTGTTCCTATGGCTGGACGCGGTTCCAGATTACGTCCACATACACTGACTGTACCAAAACCTCTTATTCCGATCGCAGGAAAACCGATCGTACAGAGATTGGTGGAAGATATTGCTAAAGTTGCGGGAGAAACCATTGAAGAAGTAGCTTTTATCATCGGGGATTTTGGTCCGGAGATTGAAAAATCTCTTATTCAGATTGCCGAAAAACTGGGAGCAAAAGGAAGTATTTATTACCAGAATGATCCGCTTGGAACAGCTCATGCCATTAAATGTGCAGAACAGTCGATGACAGGAGATGTAGTAATTGCTTTCGCAGATACATTATTCCGAGCAGATTTTGTTTTAGATAAAAATTCAGACGGAGTAATCTGGGTAAAAAGTGTAGAAGATCCTTCTGCTTTCGGAGTGGTAAAACTGGATAACTACGGCTTCATTACAGATTTTGTGGAAAAACCTCAGACTTTCGTTTCGGATCTTGCCATTATCGGTATTTATTATTTCAACAGTGCCGAAAAACTGATGGATGAAATTAATTATATCATGGACAATGATATTAAAAACGGAGGTGAATATCAGCTAACCACAGCATTGGAAAACCTGAGAACAAAAGGCGCAAAATTCACGCTTGGAAAAGTAAACGACTGGATGGATTGCGGAAACAAAAATGCAACCGTAGAAACCAACAGTAAAATTCTGGAATACGAAAGAGATGCGATGTCCCATTTTCCGGCTTCTGCTCAAATCGAAAACTCTTTAATTATTCAGCCTTGCTTTATCGGGGAAAATGTAAAAATTTCAAACTCAAAAGTGGGTCCCGGAGTTTCTTTGGGAAACAACACCATCATCGTTAATTCAAATATAGAAAATTCTCTGATTCAGGAAAATACAAGAATTAACCACGGAAACCTTTCTAATTCCATGATTGGTAATTCTGCACAGTATTTCGGTGTTGCAAGGGAAATTTCTTTAGGAGACTATTCGGTTCTGGATTTTTTGTCTAAATAA
- a CDS encoding DUF4292 domain-containing protein, which yields MKKWLPLLILTLFLFNCKSRKTAMQQNQNIDSLAVNDVQDPDKKENHVGDRMDFYQKIYLHPQFDYLKITSKITADNIKVSPLDAIIYIETDKKIWSRIDFLFFNAARALITPEGIKAMDKYNKNYIDSDFEYLNNLLNVNFIDYKNLEKLLEGRTFFTLSDRNAKIVKNNDGYLVESISNLKISTENIEREYKIMMQYSNDFDLTTVNLRDAKSNDAMQIVYSDWELQPNNVKLPKNVKIIIKGSKNSQILIENTKFDFSRMETPYSVPSSYKKIEIQ from the coding sequence ATGAAAAAGTGGCTTCCATTACTTATTTTAACATTATTTCTTTTCAACTGTAAATCCAGAAAAACAGCCATGCAGCAAAATCAGAATATTGACAGTCTTGCTGTAAATGATGTACAGGATCCGGATAAGAAGGAAAATCACGTCGGAGACAGGATGGATTTCTACCAGAAAATATATCTTCACCCGCAGTTCGATTATCTTAAAATAACCAGTAAAATAACTGCAGACAATATTAAAGTAAGTCCGCTGGATGCCATTATTTATATTGAAACCGATAAAAAAATCTGGTCCAGAATAGACTTCCTGTTTTTCAATGCGGCAAGAGCTTTAATTACTCCGGAAGGAATCAAGGCGATGGACAAATACAACAAAAATTACATCGATTCGGATTTTGAATATTTAAATAATCTTCTTAATGTTAACTTTATTGATTATAAAAATCTTGAAAAACTTTTAGAAGGGAGAACATTTTTCACTTTAAGCGACAGAAATGCTAAAATTGTAAAAAACAACGACGGCTACTTGGTAGAATCCATTTCCAACCTCAAAATTTCTACGGAAAATATTGAAAGGGAGTATAAAATTATGATGCAATATTCGAATGATTTTGATCTCACCACGGTAAATTTAAGGGATGCTAAATCCAATGATGCCATGCAGATCGTATATAGTGATTGGGAGCTTCAGCCGAATAATGTAAAGTTGCCAAAAAATGTTAAAATAATTATAAAAGGAAGTAAAAACAGCCAGATTTTAATAGAAAATACGAAATTTGACTTTTCGAGGATGGAAACACCTTATTCTGTACCATCTAGTTATAAGAAAATCGAGATTCAATGA
- a CDS encoding peptidoglycan DD-metalloendopeptidase family protein, which yields MIKKFSFLIGMLLFGFHHGQNLKKEQLQKQNAELKKQIAQINTDLAKTRTESKLSVAYLDNVNKKLALREKVYTNTQKEKRFIEDDIYLRQLEINRQNKELKVLRDNYAKVLVNAYKNKGVQNKVTFILSAKNLGEAIRRVQYLKQYSDYQDKKAAEITNAAEKIKQTIARRQNSVKEKANLLVSQQKDLTTINAERAQKEQLVAEFKKNESKLTAELRQKQTQSKALEGQIRSIIAEEIRIAKAEEEARKKAEAEKIRLAKIAAEREKARIEAEAKARAEALEKERLAAEVEARKARELAEKRAEEERKRNEEAARSEATARDEARKIAAKKASDEAAAKAKEASDKLTAARAAEAALAKKKEDDKKAAESKAMTSYGVTTVAGSNFADSKGRLGYPADRVGQITHRFGRHPHPVFKNIDEENNGIKISVPSGTRAKSVFPGTVSSVLANSDGTKTVMLRHGNYFTIYSNLSAVSVSKGQQVSAGTPVGVVGQDFDGTYTLDFQVWNGSTPVDPLGWVSY from the coding sequence ATGATTAAAAAATTTAGCTTTTTAATAGGTATGTTACTGTTCGGATTCCACCATGGGCAGAATCTGAAAAAAGAGCAGCTGCAGAAGCAAAATGCCGAACTTAAAAAACAAATTGCACAAATAAATACAGATCTGGCAAAGACAAGAACAGAATCTAAACTTTCTGTCGCTTACCTTGATAATGTGAACAAAAAACTGGCTTTAAGAGAAAAAGTTTATACCAATACCCAAAAGGAAAAAAGATTTATTGAAGACGATATCTATCTTCGTCAGTTAGAAATTAACCGTCAGAATAAAGAGCTAAAAGTCTTAAGAGACAACTATGCTAAAGTTTTGGTAAATGCCTACAAAAATAAAGGAGTGCAGAACAAGGTTACGTTCATCCTTTCGGCTAAAAATCTGGGAGAAGCAATCCGAAGAGTACAGTATTTAAAACAATACTCTGATTATCAGGATAAAAAAGCGGCTGAAATTACAAATGCCGCAGAAAAAATAAAGCAGACGATTGCCAGAAGACAAAATTCTGTAAAAGAAAAAGCCAATTTATTGGTAAGCCAGCAGAAAGATTTAACAACGATTAATGCAGAAAGGGCGCAAAAAGAACAGCTGGTCGCAGAATTCAAGAAAAATGAATCTAAACTTACTGCTGAACTAAGACAAAAACAGACTCAGTCGAAAGCTCTGGAAGGACAGATCAGAAGCATTATCGCCGAAGAAATCCGAATTGCCAAAGCTGAAGAGGAGGCAAGAAAAAAAGCCGAAGCAGAGAAAATCCGTTTAGCAAAAATAGCTGCGGAAAGAGAAAAAGCAAGAATCGAAGCAGAAGCAAAAGCAAGAGCAGAAGCGCTGGAGAAAGAAAGATTAGCTGCTGAAGTTGAAGCGAGAAAAGCAAGGGAATTAGCCGAAAAAAGAGCGGAAGAAGAGAGAAAACGTAATGAAGAAGCAGCCCGTTCTGAAGCTACAGCAAGAGATGAAGCCAGAAAAATAGCTGCAAAAAAAGCATCTGACGAGGCCGCAGCGAAGGCGAAAGAAGCATCCGACAAATTAACAGCCGCAAGAGCTGCGGAAGCCGCTTTAGCAAAGAAAAAAGAAGATGATAAAAAAGCTGCGGAAAGCAAGGCTATGACAAGCTATGGCGTTACAACTGTAGCAGGAAGTAATTTCGCAGACAGTAAAGGACGATTGGGATATCCTGCTGACAGAGTCGGACAGATTACCCACCGTTTCGGAAGACATCCGCATCCGGTATTTAAAAATATTGATGAAGAAAATAACGGAATTAAAATTTCCGTCCCATCCGGAACCAGAGCAAAATCAGTATTTCCGGGAACCGTATCTTCGGTATTGGCAAACAGCGACGGAACAAAAACCGTTATGTTAAGACACGGAAATTATTTTACTATCTATTCCAACCTTTCCGCTGTAAGTGTTTCCAAAGGACAACAGGTTTCCGCAGGAACACCGGTGGGCGTTGTAGGACAGGATTTTGACGGAACCTATACCCTTGATTTTCAGGTATGGAACGGAAGTACTCCGGTGGATCCATTAGGTTGGGTTTCTTATTAA
- a CDS encoding twin-arginine translocase TatA/TatE family subunit has translation MNTLTILSLSWQHILIVAIILLLLFGGKKIPELMRGVGSGIKEFKDAVKEEDKPGSENKTTNNNSSSN, from the coding sequence ATGAATACATTAACAATACTGTCATTATCTTGGCAACATATTTTGATCGTAGCGATCATCCTGCTTCTTCTTTTCGGAGGTAAAAAAATCCCTGAATTGATGAGAGGTGTAGGTTCTGGTATCAAAGAATTTAAAGATGCTGTAAAAGAAGAGGACAAACCCGGTTCTGAAAACAAAACAACAAACAACAACTCTTCGAGCAACTAA
- a CDS encoding DUF4254 domain-containing protein — MNFTETAWKVFNQAIEDYHVSDDVNTLINNPFEKDTLERILYAKNWIDTVQWHLEDIIRDENIDPAEALQLKRTIDASNQKRTDLVEFIDSWFLKKFENITPKPDAKINTETIAWAVDRLSILALKVYHMSQEAYRESASEEHRAACRAKLDVLLTQHEDLSTSINQLLADIENGNVKMKVYKQMKMYNDESLNPILYQKGQQK, encoded by the coding sequence ATGAATTTTACTGAGACTGCATGGAAAGTCTTCAATCAGGCTATTGAAGACTATCACGTGTCTGATGACGTTAACACTCTAATTAACAACCCGTTCGAAAAGGATACTTTGGAACGGATTTTGTATGCTAAAAACTGGATTGACACCGTTCAATGGCATTTGGAAGATATAATTAGAGATGAAAATATAGATCCCGCTGAAGCTCTTCAATTGAAAAGAACTATTGACGCTTCCAATCAGAAAAGAACTGATCTGGTAGAATTTATAGACAGCTGGTTTCTTAAAAAGTTTGAAAATATTACTCCTAAACCTGATGCAAAAATTAATACTGAAACAATCGCCTGGGCGGTAGACAGATTATCAATTCTGGCATTAAAGGTTTATCATATGTCGCAGGAAGCATACAGAGAATCGGCTTCTGAAGAGCACAGAGCTGCCTGCAGGGCTAAACTGGATGTTCTTCTTACGCAGCATGAAGATCTTTCTACTTCCATTAATCAGTTGCTTGCTGATATCGAGAACGGAAATGTTAAGATGAAAGTGTACAAACAAATGAAAATGTACAATGATGAAAGTCTTAACCCAATCCTTTATCAAAAGGGGCAGCAAAAATGA
- the ribA gene encoding GTP cyclohydrolase II has protein sequence MIKIQAESNVPTEYGTFRMIALSENENDWMPHMAIVAENTDFSKPVNVRFHSECITGEVFHSKKCECGQQLDAAMKYIHENGGIIIYLRQEGRNIGIINKLKAYSLQEKGFDTVEANLKLGLPADDRNFGVAIEILNLLGVKDINLLTNNPEKVKYVTESNIHLNSRVPLQIPANEISKGYLQTKKDYFGHLLDDNDK, from the coding sequence ATGATTAAAATTCAGGCGGAATCTAACGTTCCAACGGAATACGGAACGTTCCGAATGATCGCGCTCTCTGAAAACGAAAACGACTGGATGCCTCATATGGCAATTGTTGCGGAAAATACGGATTTTTCCAAACCTGTAAACGTTCGTTTTCACTCAGAATGCATTACCGGAGAAGTTTTCCATTCCAAAAAATGTGAATGTGGCCAGCAATTAGATGCTGCCATGAAATACATCCATGAAAATGGAGGAATTATTATTTATCTTCGACAGGAAGGTAGAAATATCGGGATCATCAATAAATTAAAAGCATACTCTTTACAGGAAAAAGGTTTTGATACCGTAGAAGCGAATTTAAAACTCGGGCTTCCTGCAGACGACAGAAACTTTGGTGTGGCTATTGAAATCCTGAATTTATTGGGGGTAAAAGATATCAATCTGCTTACCAATAATCCTGAAAAAGTAAAATACGTTACCGAAAGCAATATCCACCTCAACTCAAGGGTTCCTTTGCAGATTCCTGCAAACGAGATCAGTAAAGGATATTTGCAGACAAAAAAAGATTATTTCGGTCATCTTCTTGATGATAATGACAAGTAA
- a CDS encoding glycoside hydrolase family 3 protein, whose translation MKKLIYSSLFIFIFSSSKISAQYQPKNISKDDLKKANQWVDKTYKNLSQDEKLGQLFIVALYTNRGESEIEKVRNIVTNDKIGGLILMQDDAAKEITLVNEFQQKSKVPLMIGMDAEWGLYQRIATAHKFPWAMTLGAIQDKSLIEKMSAKIAEDCHRMCINWDFAPVVDVNTNPNNPIIGNRSFGSEVSNVVNSASAYANGLQNNNILAAIKHFPGHGDTSTDSHADLPLIAHNLDRLNAVELAPYKALINQGIGGVMVAHLYVPALETTKGIPASVSKNIITGLLKNKLGYKGLIITDALNMGAVANRYKPGELDAMAFKAGNDIMLFSQGVAEGKKLIQKAIESGEISQSRVEESVKKILLTKYFLGLDKYTPKNPENINTDLNNDSHKTLVQNLYSNAITLLKDEKKLLPLNGKQIYYVPLEEAPYQTFVNRLGSNITIKKADEIATIPANSTVIVGFHKDNSTAYKPYKISDASKKVLSDLTKNKNVILNVFGSAYALKDIDISKVSTVLVSYENNEDSMNATADAFNGKTKIQGRLPVLVNDTLKAGMGIDLIPAIVK comes from the coding sequence ATGAAGAAACTTATTTACAGTTCACTTTTCATTTTCATATTCTCAAGCTCAAAAATATCAGCTCAATATCAGCCTAAAAACATTTCCAAAGACGATCTGAAAAAGGCAAACCAATGGGTTGACAAAACCTATAAGAACCTTTCTCAGGACGAAAAACTCGGACAGCTTTTCATTGTGGCACTTTACACCAACAGAGGAGAAAGTGAAATTGAAAAAGTAAGAAATATCGTCACCAATGATAAAATCGGGGGACTGATCCTGATGCAGGACGATGCAGCAAAAGAAATTACGCTGGTAAATGAATTTCAGCAGAAATCAAAAGTCCCTTTAATGATCGGGATGGATGCGGAATGGGGACTGTACCAGAGAATTGCTACAGCACACAAATTTCCGTGGGCAATGACTTTGGGAGCTATTCAGGATAAAAGTTTAATTGAAAAAATGTCGGCTAAAATTGCGGAAGACTGTCACCGAATGTGCATCAACTGGGATTTTGCGCCGGTTGTGGATGTAAATACCAATCCCAACAACCCTATTATCGGAAACAGAAGTTTCGGTTCGGAAGTAAGTAATGTGGTGAATTCTGCATCAGCTTATGCAAACGGACTTCAGAATAATAATATTTTAGCTGCAATTAAGCATTTTCCGGGACACGGAGATACAAGTACAGATTCTCATGCAGATCTTCCTTTAATTGCTCACAATTTAGACCGACTTAACGCTGTTGAATTAGCACCTTATAAAGCACTTATCAATCAGGGAATCGGCGGTGTTATGGTGGCTCATTTATATGTTCCTGCATTGGAAACCACCAAAGGAATTCCTGCTTCCGTTTCTAAAAACATCATCACCGGACTGTTGAAAAATAAGCTTGGATACAAAGGGTTAATTATTACCGACGCTCTTAATATGGGGGCTGTTGCGAACAGATACAAACCCGGAGAACTCGATGCAATGGCTTTTAAAGCAGGTAACGATATTATGTTGTTTTCTCAGGGTGTTGCAGAAGGAAAAAAATTAATTCAGAAAGCTATTGAAAGTGGTGAAATTTCACAGTCCAGAGTAGAGGAAAGTGTGAAAAAGATCCTTTTAACCAAATATTTTTTAGGACTTGATAAATACACCCCTAAAAATCCTGAAAATATTAATACAGACTTAAATAACGACTCTCACAAAACTTTAGTTCAGAATCTCTATTCAAATGCGATCACTTTACTGAAGGATGAAAAAAAACTGCTCCCATTAAACGGAAAACAAATATATTACGTTCCGTTGGAAGAAGCTCCTTATCAGACATTTGTCAATCGATTAGGTTCAAATATTACAATTAAAAAAGCTGATGAAATTGCTACGATTCCTGCAAATTCTACAGTAATTGTCGGTTTCCATAAAGATAATTCTACGGCTTACAAACCGTATAAAATTTCAGACGCTTCAAAGAAAGTGTTATCCGATCTTACGAAAAACAAAAATGTTATTCTTAACGTTTTCGGAAGTGCTTACGCCTTGAAAGATATTGATATTTCAAAGGTTTCAACCGTTCTGGTTTCGTATGAAAACAATGAAGACTCGATGAACGCAACAGCCGATGCATTCAACGGAAAAACAAAAATCCAAGGCAGGCTTCCTGTTTTGGTAAATGATACTTTGAAGGCAGGGATGGGAATTGATCTCATTCCAGCAATTGTAAAATAA